The sequence below is a genomic window from Ferviditalea candida.
CAAACGGTCGTACTGCTTGTCCTCCTGCCAGGTTTCCAAGCGGATGACCATGGTGATTTTCTTCTCGCTGCGAATCGCTCCCGCGCCGAACAGGGTCATGACATTGATGATGCCCAGTCCGCGGATTTCCAGCAGATGCTTGATCAGCTCCGGCGCATTTCCGTGCAGCACGTTGTCGGCGGTCTGCCGGATTTCGACGGCATCGTCGGCAACCAGACGGTGTCCGCGTTTGACTAGCTCGAGCGCAGTCTCGCTTTTGCCGATCCCGCTGCCTCCGGTAATCAAGATGCCGACTCCGTATACGTCCACCAACACTCCGTGAATCGTGGTCGACGGGGCAAGCCGGTTATCGAGAAACCCGGTGATTCTGCTGGCCAGAATCGTGGTCGGGACAGGGCTGCGAAGAATCGGAAGGCTCTTTTCCTCCGCCGACTCCGCCAGCTCGGCCGGCACATTGAGGCCTCTGGATATGA
It includes:
- the hprK gene encoding HPr(Ser) kinase/phosphatase — translated: MPKKLKVSELVQQFNLEVASGEAGLKRPITVADLYRPGLEMAGYFHYHPSDRIQMLGKTELAFIETLSPEVRKERMEMLCHDETPCIIISRGLNVPAELAESAEEKSLPILRSPVPTTILASRITGFLDNRLAPSTTIHGVLVDVYGVGILITGGSGIGKSETALELVKRGHRLVADDAVEIRQTADNVLHGNAPELIKHLLEIRGLGIINVMTLFGAGAIRSEKKITMVIRLETWQEDKQYDRLGLDEETTRILDADLPLVTIPVRPGRNLAVIVEVAAMNFRLKRMGYNAALQFTHKLTETLSEDMDDNE